TCCACAAGACAAACTGGAATAGAGGAGAGAACAATGAATACCTGGAAAACGGCGGAGGTGGGAGTGACATAAGAGAAAGAGGACTGAACACCACCGGAGCAATCGACGGAGAGAACATTCTGAACGAGCGTCCTCTGGAGATCGTAGGTGGAATCGGCAGAGCCTTCAAGGTCACCCGAATACTGATTGGCAGTCCACTTGCCACCGGAGCTCCGACAGATGAAGGTGAAAACTCCCATTGTTTGATCTTCGAACTGGGATTCTGCTTGAAGCGAATTACGAAGAATAAAAACGAGAGCGTTGGAGTGGACGGCTCTTCAGTGGATTGTGTTTGGTTTTTATGTCGAGAGACGAAACCCTAGCGAGAGAGGAAAACGAGGGTTTGGCTTCGTCAAATGACGGATTTACCCTCACAATTTCATCATTGATTTGATTGAACTCTTAAACCCTTTTGggaaataaaacttttattattttttttagcataattaaaaaaaacaaaatgttgaaatctcgtatctaaaattttcaaattttaaattactttttgttatttattagataaatttttttaaacatattgTTAATTTGacctttataatttataatttttcttttaatatatattttggtcattaatttttttttattttaatattacgaCACACGtaataaatatgtttatttaacaTGCTGAGATTCACACAGATTTGAGATAGAGATTATATTCTCTGTCTTTGTCTCCATTACTGCCCATTTCACACGATCtcactttatatatataactgttgaaaattatattgtaatattaaattttaatttttttttatagaattttaattttttttgtcacgatgtaataattttttaatttagagatagaaaataaatatggtTCAAATTCAACGTATCTaatgattatttaaatattttttaattttaattattaaaggagaattatattttaatagtgagaaaataaaataaaaggtctaaaattgagattttgggttttaattatgaatgtaaataataatggaTAAAATATAAGTCAActacaaataattattataaatatgttttaattactCTCACAGTAGGCCATTAATCATGGCACTTTAGcccaattttatattttttgagttattttggatcaattttaaaaaattatgttaaattaatttattcaatatattCAACGATCGATATTGTGGAACGTTATAGGTGGAATAAAACCGAACAAGATTACTATCGACTAAGGAAAGTTAGTAACATTGGCTGAAGCCAACACTGTAAGTGAACTTACTGTTGGAACGCCTATGAGCTAGATTGGATGAACCGAAAGAAGTATGAATATCATTTAGTGAATTTATGCGACGCATGTTGTTTGCTTTTGTAACAACCTacgcctaccgctagcagatattgtcctctttggggtttccctttctgacttccccttaaggctttaaaacgcgctaagggaaggtttctacacccttgtggtttgttctcccctaatcaatgtgggacatcacaactATATTGCTATGGTTACGTTTATGTCTTATGAAATACCATGATACATCGTACATTACAAGCATGTATGAAAGATTATGAACATGTAAGCATGTCTCGTTGGGAATTCGTATCATGAAATGTCTGGAAGTATTATGAACATCATTACATTGTACCATGATTTTAAATACAAGATATCGTGTATGTTGTATGTCACAAACATGAAATACTTACCTAATATGCTACACAAGGACATGTACATCACGATATTatactcctttttttttttctattagttTTTGGTAGTGTTAATGTACGCTAGCCCTTAGTCAGGTCTATATTGTACTTATACGAGCACATTTAGTAGGTTCATTTCGTTTATtacttaaattattgaatatataaaCAAGATAATAACGTCTCAAATTAgcttatttaaaagaattagacttttttcttaaatcaatctataattttataattataggttcatattaatattaaaaattataattggcTTAATATTAATGgcatgtttaattatttatttttttgaattgaaCAATGGCACAAATGGGAGTCGAAGTATCAAATTTCAACAATCAAGTTCTTTCTTATTTGTGCCAGGTGGGTGAAAGTCGTACGTcgagagaatgatcatgagtttataataaaagaatactaTCTTTGTGACGCCTTTTGTGGaatcccaaagcaaagctacaaaagcttatactcaaatctggaacaaagtattgtgagcctcaaagacatagtaaaaaatgaaccaaatcgactccaaaagaaaaaggagtcgaactTCGATTAccaaattgaaccaaaaaagaaagcgACTTTGGACTTTAAATTGAATTACACAAAAAGGTTGTCTAAAATTGATCCAAAAACAATGGAAACAAGTTGTTGTTGGCCGAAAGTTTCTGAATGATTGATTTGAAGAATGTTTTTGGATTAAATTTCTTTGAAGAATCAATCTATCTGTCACATACTGAAAccccaaaaacaaaagaagaagaaattcaatttaattgattgattattAAGATTCCAGTTCATTTGTGCTTGCGTGGGTTCGTTCTTGTGTTGGGGTTAGTGATTAGCACGCCTTGCCCTTCatcattctcttctctctctcactacaaaatacaaatacttctttgggtttctctctctctacattTCTACtcccttttctctcttcttcaccTCTAACActttactctctctctctctcttgtgcGCTGTGGAATTGGAAAACACTATTGTTTGTATGATTCTGATCCTTGGTGGATCTGGGTGCTTCTCCGCTTCAATTTTCAATACCTGATTGTCTTCATCGGCCTTGGGTACTCGCAACTTTCTGCCGTttaatcctttttctttgtttggttttgaattCCGCTTGCTTAGCTAGTTTCTGAAACAGGGTTGTTCTTCGTTTTTATTAGGGATTCTTGTTTGAGGCGTTGTTATTGGAAATTTGTGAAGCTGCTGAtttctgttctttgttttggtttgaatCGTTTTTGATATAATCGAGTAATGGGTCTTCTGGGATTGGTGATTATGAACATGTTCTATGGCCTCCTGGTTTAGCCGAGTTTTGTTGAAAAACTAGATTTGATTCGATTCATTCGTAGAAGTTTGTATTGTTGTAGTTAGTTCATAATTTCTCTATCAAGGGAGGGTTTAAGCTGTTTACTGATATACATACATTTATAGGATTGTTCTTCTGTTTGTTTGATGTTCTAATTCACCAAGTGGACTTATAGATGATTCTTCCCATAACTCGAGTGTTGCGCTTGTCTTTGATTTTACGTACAGTTCTCCTGTAGCTGATTTTGCCACCCGTTCTAGTAACGAAAACCCTCCTACTGCAACGCTGTGTCCGTAGGACTATTCGCGAGGTGAGCTTCTCTACCcgtttatttgttttcaagcTAAAGTCAAGATATGTAATACATTCGAATCTTTTGTCCTGGAtttcttgaactcggtaaagctTACTAGTGAATCATATAAAGACAATTGCTATTTAGTATAGCGATTTGGGCAAGTATTTTACGATTAAGAAGTGACTTGCCACTTGTACAGATTGTGTATGAATCTACTATAACTGTAGTCTACCTTATTATAGCGAGTTACTGCATTTATTCGAGTGATCCAGAATTGTcgaaaatttcctttttaccTACCTCTATCCCGATAACCTGAAGCCAAAGCTCTTATTTTCTGTTGAGTAATAGTTCGAGTAAGTCTTGAATGAGCCCCTCAAAAGCTTGATGCAAATAAACGAATCTACGTTGTATGTtgatttgttcttattttctgCGTAAAGGGTCTGTCCGAAATGACTTTCTAAGTGCCTAAAAACGCTTTCTTAGACACTAGAACATCATTCCAGTCTCGAGAtcaatcttcttcatttcgTAGTtacttgttttgttcttcaggTTGGAAGTGCTGTATTTCTACAGAGGAGTGGTAAACAATATAGAACTAGAGGTGCAAGAACAATATGGCTGTCTCCATGAGAGATTTGGACCCAGCCTTCCAAGGGGCAGGTCAAAAGGCGTATCCTTTATGCataagattttgaaattttctggTTTGATATCCATTTTGTGTACAAAACATCCGATCAACCTTATTCCCATGAAACTAATGAGTTCATATTTTGTTCCTTGACACTTAAAAGTGGGCTTGAAATATGGcggattgaaaattttaatcctGTTCCTGTTCCAAAGGCTTCTTATGGAAAGTTCTTTACTGGTGACTCCTATATCATTCTCAAGGTAAAGGATTCATTTTAATTCCCTAAATTGcaacatatacatacatatatgcatattTTCTCCCTTAAGAAGCACTATATGTATCTAAGTATTGGAATTATTTGTGACACAGATAAGGTTATATGCTCAACTTGTGGAAAGTGGCTATCTTTTGGTTTAGAATGATTAGACATGAAACGATAGATGAATTTGGGTTCATGGGTTGTGCATGAAATGGGgagatcctacgtcggttggagaggggaatgaaatattccttatatgggtgtagacacctctccctagtagacgtgttttaaaaccgtgaggttgacggcaatACATAACAtgtcaaagtgaacaatagtGGTGGACttctgttacaaatggtttcagagccagacactgagcggtgtgccaagctggcccccaaaggggtggattgtgagatcctacattggttggagaggggaacaaatcatcccttataaggatatgaaaacctctccccagtagacgcgttttaaaattgtaaggctggcgacgatacgtaacaagtcaaagcggacaatatctactagcggtggacttgaatTGTTGCACGTATAAAGTGTCTCGTTGTAATTTATAAACCATTTATTAGAGGAGTTGAAAAGTAATGACTATGAaaccaaaatgaaattcaacatttaataCAAACTTTGGAGTGGgttatttattatatggttTAGTTGGAGTGGgttatttattatatggttTAGTTAGATGCTTTAGGGTTTATCTTTTCATTGAGTTCAACAAATGGGGTGGGAAGATTCAAACCTCTTACTTTTTAGTCGAGCTTGTGCATGTCTTAATCAATTAAgctatgctcaaattgattTTAGAGAGTTTTTAGTTAATAGGTTGGATTTGTGTGGCATAGGGTTAGATACCGAGATGTATGGGGCTTTGTGTCCAAAGCGTTCAATTTGTCAGTTCTATAAGTATTAAACTATATCTCTTACCAACAAATTGTTGGCTACACAAACTCAAAGTTCATGTGTTCTAGAAACATATCAtcaatcaaactaaaaaaaaaaaaaaaggaaaagatttcAGTCATTGTGTTTGTAGTGTTCTTCTTTGGCATGAAGACTATGCCCTGAATGACTGTCTTCATGTCTTAAACCTTTTTTGTGCAGACAACCTCCCTAAAAAGTGGCACCTTGCGACATGATATTCATTACTGGCTTGGTAGAGATACCACTCAGGTAAAATACCTCTGGCAAACAAGTAATACCATTGAAGTACTCTTCAACATCAATTTTTTCCACGGAGTTTTGATTCAGAGACTTATTTATACACAGGATGAAGCTGGTACTGCTGCCATCAAGACAATTGAACTAGACGCAGCACTAGGTGGACGTGCTGTACAATACCGTGAGGTTCAAGGTCACGAAACAGAGAAGTTCCTGTCCTGTTTCAAACCATGTATTATACCTCAGGAAGGTGGATTTGCATCCGGGTTCAAACATGCTGAGGCTGAGGAACATAAGACTCGGTTGTTTGTGTGTAAAGGAAAACGTGTCGTCCATGTCAAGGAGGcaagttcttgtttttggtTGGGTATCACTGATATCTCTAGCTTTTTATGAATGCTTGCTGAGTTTTCTGGAATTGTGATGATAGGTTCCTTTCAGTCGATCTTCACTCAACCACGATGACATTTTTATTCTCGATACCAAGTCCAAAATTTTCCAATTCAACGGTTCGAACTCGTCTATTCAAGAGAGAGCAAAAGCATTGGAAGTTGTTCAATATGTTAAGGATACATATCACAATGGAAAATGTGAGATGGCTGCCATTGGTAAGTTACGATTGATCTGTGAGTTAGAAGTGAAAGATGAACGTTGAGGAATATCAGTTTGTGAGTTACCTTTTTGTAGAGGATGGAAAGTTGATGGCCGATCCTGAAACTGGAGAATTTTGGAGCTTTTTTGGTGGCTTTGCTCCACTTCCAAGGAAAACAACTAGTGATGAGGATAAGCATGTTGATTCTCATCCAACTAAGCTTTTTCGGTAATATATTATCTCCTTTTCGGGTTCTTCTCATGTGATATttatgagaatgtttgcttcaGCCAGATAAGGAGACGACCCTGCAACGTAAAAAAACGAGATATTATGTAATTGAACGTCTTTATAAACACGCACGCACATATATTTCTCCCCTCCCTTTAAAAGGTTTCAAGGGTTTTGAATAGAAGATTATTGAGCTAATAGAGTAATAACCTGACATTAACAAATCCTAAAACTAAATACATTGGACTTTCATGTGAGATGGTAAATTGGTAACCGTTATTATGTAGTTCTGAAGCAATATGTCTGCTTTTAAAGAATTGAGAAGGGGGAGCTGGAACCACTTGGTGCTGATTCTTTGACAAGGGACCTGCTAGACACACAAAAATGCTATATTCTAGATTCTGGATTTGAAGTATTTGCATGGATGGGAAGAAATACCTCACTCGATGACCGAAAGAAGGCGACTGGAGCTGCCGAGGTCAGCTCACCCTATACCTGCAAATCCATTTTACTTGGGTAACATGACATCATAgaatttcttattaatttgTGTCGTTAAGTGAACAGAAACTGGTGCATGGACCTGAAAGACCAAGATCACAAATAACTAGTGTGATTGAAGGTTTCGAGACAGCAACATTCCGATCTAAATTTGATTCGTGGCCTCAAGTTACTAATGTAGTTGTGTCAGAGGATGGTAGAGGAAAGGTCGCAGGTTAGgaagtaaaaaatttaaagatatttttccATTGTTACAATTTTATCTATATTGCTACACTGACTTCATTCCTTGTGTGTTGATTTTTGGTGTTTCTTTTAGCTCTTCTGAAGCGTCAAGGGGTTAATGTTAAGGGTCTTCTAAAAGCTGATCCTATAAAAGAAGAACCTCAACCATACATTGATTGCACTGGGAATTTGCAGGTGTGGCTTCTGAAGCTCTTGCAattgttttatgaaatgaGTCTGTCAACTATATTGACTGGAAATTGCTAGTCTACCCAGGACTAGTCAATTATATCTTAGGTTTTCTGgaacttcttttttaatgaatgCTCATTGTTTGCTCTTCTATATAGAACAAGACATGGTTCTCAACGACTGCTCTTCTTTGTCGTTAACGATTCCTGTTCCTCCCTGACACAGGTTTGGCGAGTCAGTGGCAATGAAAAGATTCTCATTCCTACCTCTGATCAGTCAAAATTTTACAGTGGGGATTGCTATATCTTTCAATACTCGTATCCTGGAGACGATAAAGATGAATATCTTATAGGAACGTGGTTTGGGAAGCAAAGCGTTGAGGTAATAAATGCTCAAAAAGCTTCTAGATGCCCTCAacttggagaaaaaaaaatcacaccaaaatttaaagttactTATCGTTCATTTACGCATTCAATACCTCACTTTAACATGATGGTTGATGGTTATGGGAGAAGTTAAAGTCGTAAATTATTgatatgttaaaatattttttggaaACTATGAATTAGGAAGGAAAGCTTCAACTGTAATTTGTTGTGTTGGGATAAATCCATAacatcaatttaaatattcctTTATGCTTCTTTCTGTTAGGTTTATAGTTTACCTTGACCAAGAATTTGGGACATGGTTTAACATTTGCTAGTTTGATTATAGGACTTCGAACATGATCTATTACTCATTAACAGATCTTGCATCTTAGATTTCAGTTGTCCTTGTATGCTCTCTCTTTATGAGAGAAATTTTGGCTAATAGTATTGAAATTAGAATAGGAGGCTCAAAAGTAGGACTTCTTCACATAATGGACACTCTGATGGGAATAAGAGTTTTAGTTTCTTTGTGTATCTAATGTTTCCCCCCTCATACTCTTTGTACTACATGAATACATTCTAATCCGAGGCCTTATTATTGTTGGGATTCGTTTTTGCTCATCTCCTCCAGGAAGAAAGAGCTACAGCATTATCACTGGTAAACAAGATGGTTGAGTCATTAAAGTTTCTCCCAGTCCAGGTAGGTTCATCACTTGGGGTTGTGATTTCCAATTGATGTACATTCATTTCTTTGGTATCTTCTTGTTTCTGATTCATTTCATTGTATTATAGGCTCGCCTTTACGAAGGGAATGAACCGattcaattttattcaattttccAGAGCTTTGTTGTCTTCAAGGTTTGTTAGATATAATCTGCAGTTAAAGAAAGTTGTGggagaatatttttttcttcttattccaTACATGAATTTTGATTTCCTAAAAGATAATGTGATGAAATACATACTTCAGGGAGGCCTAAGTAAGGGATACAAGAATTATGTTGCGGAGAAGGAAATTCAAGATGAAACTTACCAAGAGGATGGGATTGCATTATTTAGAGTCCAGGGCTCTGGACCCGAAAATATGCAAGCAATACAAGTAGACCCGGTACTTGTACTAATAGCATTTCGTTAGTTCTTTAATCATGCACACATATGACAAAGATGTCTTTAGTTAACATGATTGCAAAAGGTATAGTAGAAAgattaaagtttatttaatcttttctaCAGTCTTATCACTCTCCTCCATATGAGAAAAGGTACGTGTGAACTATTGGTatcaattagagagaaaatttcacaAGAGCTCCTGAAATTGATATCATAATAAGTCAATACTAAACATAGCATAACTAGCTTAGCTCAAAGACTACATTGACATCATTTTGATCACTAATAAACTTGAAAGGTTAAATTGATAGATTATGATGTATTTAAATCTTTATGTATATATTCTTACCTTTCCCCATCTTTTTTCTCCCTCGGCAGGTTGCATCGTCTTTAAATTCCTCCTACTGCTACATATTGAATAGCAGCTCCTCTGTCTTTACATGGTCTGGAAGCCTCACAAACTCAGATAATCAAGAACTTGTCGAGCGATTGCTGGATTTGATAAAGGTTGTGAAGTTCTCTCAGCTTGGACACAAGAGTTTGATTTCTAAACAGAGCTTCTTGACAAATGTGTTCTGTATGAAATAACCATACGCCTTTCACTTTGCCAAAGCTTATCTGAGTTTGAGTTTTGTTTAACAAGATAGGCCATTTTGTTTATCTCgttacatttctttttgttgatttcTCACTTGTGTTTCAATTGCCAGCAGCCCAATGTACAATCTAGATCACAAAAAGAAGGTACAGAATCTGAACAATTTTGGAATTTGCTGGGAGGCAAATCTGAATATCCTAGCCAAAAAGTCAGTCGAGAGGCTGAAAGTGATCCACACCTATTTTCTTGTACCTTCTCTGGAGGTTAGTATAATTCTTCCTGCTAGTGAAAAATTTATGCTTTGTCCTGTACTCTTCCATTCCGCTATACTTCTAAATATGACCCCTTTTCCTGTGAACTTGTGATGGCCATGATGAACTTGCAGGAAATTTGAAGGTACATTCTTTTCTCGTTCTGATCCATAAATTTCCTATAATTTATACTATCatgttctttcatttcttctcaatACAAGCTTAGTTtccccaaaaagaacaaaaaaagagtagaaacaaaagaaacgaaaacatTAAGAAGCTACTGTAAATGACCGTCTTTCCCGAGAAGGTTAGTTAATGTGAAGTTTCGCAGGTGGTGGAGGTATATAACTTTGATCAAGATGATTTGATGACCGAAGACATACACATTCTGGATAATCACTCAGAGATATATGTATGGATCGGCCAACAAGTCGACTCCAAGAGTAGATTGCATGCTTTAACTATTGGTGAGGTACGAATAACGTATTTCCTAGCCAACTTCACGTGTTACTTTTCGCCAATGTTCCGTTATATCATCTGGCTATTCAACtgggaagaaattttttgaCATGCAGTCTGCCCCTTTCTTTTCCCCACCAATGTTATATCTAAGTTCCTGATATATCAATGTCATCGGTTCTatgttattttcatatcttgGGAGTCTGATACTAAAAGTTTTCCAGGTTGTTCATTCATCATTGTCTTTTTGACAAACTATGATATTCTCATTATtggtaattttctttcttattgcAACAGAAATTTCTAAAACATGATTTTCTTCTGGAAAATCTATCTTCTGAAGCTCCGGTGTACATTATCGCGGAAGGTAGTGAACCCCCTTTCTTTACTCGCTTCTTTAAATGGGACTCTGCAAAATCTTTGGTAAGCATTCGACATTTATTCTAGTATGTATGCCTATAAATTATCTGCAAGCAATTAAGATTTTCAATCTTAAACAGATGCACGGAAACTCGTTCCAAAGAAAACTTACAATAGTCAAAAGCGGAGGCACTCCTGCTCGAGATGTAAGGCTTCTTTATATAGTTTCAATTCTTAACCCCCACCCACAAACACAGTCCATTGATTTTCTTAATCTGCATTATGTTCCTTTTATTTCTTCACATTATCATCAACCaccctcttcttctcttcacaTTCTTTTCCTAGTTTCCTGGTCTTTATTGATGCCCCCATTAATAAGTGACTTCACTATTACTCAGAAACCAAAGCGAAGAACACCGGTATCATATGGTGGGAGGTCTGCAGTCCCAGACAAATCACAACGCTCTAGGAGCATGTCTTTTAGTCCTGAAAGGGTCCGTGTAAGGGGGAGGTCTCCTGCTTTCAATGCCTTGGCTGCTACTTTTGAGAACCCCAATACAAGGAACCTTTCTACTCCACCCCCAGTTAGAAAGATCTACCCGAAATCAGTGAGCCCAGATTCAGCAAAATTAGCTGCCGCAAAATCTACCATAGCAGCTCTTGGTGCTAGCTTTGAACAGCC
This sequence is a window from Cucurbita pepo subsp. pepo cultivar mu-cu-16 unplaced genomic scaffold, ASM280686v2 Cp4.1_scaffold000378, whole genome shotgun sequence. Protein-coding genes within it:
- the LOC111785135 gene encoding 60S acidic ribosomal protein P3-2-like, which gives rise to MGVFTFICRSSGGKWTANQYSGDLEGSADSTYDLQRTLVQNVLSVDCSGGVQSSFSYVTPTSAVFQVIIGGSSGGGFIGGGGAAAAPAGGDAPAAAEAPAEKKEEVKEESDDDDLGFSLFD
- the LOC111785129 gene encoding villin-4-like isoform X2, which encodes MAVSMRDLDPAFQGAGQKAGLEIWRIENFNPVPVPKASYGKFFTGDSYIILKTTSLKSGTLRHDIHYWLGRDTTQDEAGTAAIKTIELDAALGGRAVQYREVQGHETEKFLSCFKPCIIPQEGGFASGFKHAEAEEHKTRLFVCKGKRVVHVKEVPFSRSSLNHDDIFILDTKSKIFQFNGSNSSIQERAKALEVVQYVKDTYHNGKCEMAAIEDGKLMADPETGEFWSFFGGFAPLPRKTTSDEDKHVDSHPTKLFRIEKGELEPLGADSLTRDLLDTQKCYILDSGFEVFAWMGRNTSLDDRKKATGAAEKLVHGPERPRSQITSVIEGFETATFRSKFDSWPQVTNVVVSEDGRGKVAALLKRQGVNVKGLLKADPIKEEPQPYIDCTGNLQVWRVSGNEKILIPTSDQSKFYSGDCYIFQYSYPGDDKDEYLIGTWFGKQSVEEERATALSLVNKMVESLKFLPVQARLYEGNEPIQFYSIFQSFVVFKGGLSKGYKNYVAEKEIQDETYQEDGIALFRVQGSGPENMQAIQVDPVASSLNSSYCYILNSSSSVFTWSGSLTNSDNQELVERLLDLIKPNVQSRSQKEGTESEQFWNLLGGKSEYPSQKVSREAESDPHLFSCTFSGGNLKVVEVYNFDQDDLMTEDIHILDNHSEIYVWIGQQVDSKSRLHALTIGEKFLKHDFLLENLSSEAPVYIIAEGSEPPFFTRFFKWDSAKSLMHGNSFQRKLTIVKSGGTPARDKPKRRTPVSYGGRSAVPDKSQRSRSMSFSPERVRVRGRSPAFNALAATFENPNTRNLSTPPPVRKIYPKSVSPDSAKLAAAKSTIAALGASFEQPPPAREAIIPHSIKEPPKPKPETNNNGEVNDKEKQNSKTVGIETLTIQEDVKEGEAEDDEGLAIYPYDRLKTTSTDPISDIDVTRRETYLSSEEFRAKFGMTKDAFYKLPKWKQNKHKMALQLF
- the LOC111785129 gene encoding villin-4-like isoform X1 translates to MAVSMRDLDPAFQGAGQKAGLEIWRIENFNPVPVPKASYGKFFTGDSYIILKTTSLKSGTLRHDIHYWLGRDTTQDEAGTAAIKTIELDAALGGRAVQYREVQGHETEKFLSCFKPCIIPQEGGFASGFKHAEAEEHKTRLFVCKGKRVVHVKEVPFSRSSLNHDDIFILDTKSKIFQFNGSNSSIQERAKALEVVQYVKDTYHNGKCEMAAIEDGKLMADPETGEFWSFFGGFAPLPRKTTSDEDKHVDSHPTKLFRIEKGELEPLGADSLTRDLLDTQKCYILDSGFEVFAWMGRNTSLDDRKKATGAAEKLVHGPERPRSQITSVIEGFETATFRSKFDSWPQVTNVVVSEDGRGKVAALLKRQGVNVKGLLKADPIKEEPQPYIDCTGNLQVWRVSGNEKILIPTSDQSKFYSGDCYIFQYSYPGDDKDEYLIGTWFGKQSVEEERATALSLVNKMVESLKFLPVQARLYEGNEPIQFYSIFQSFVVFKGGLSKGYKNYVAEKEIQDETYQEDGIALFRVQGSGPENMQAIQVDPVASSLNSSYCYILNSSSSVFTWSGSLTNSDNQELVERLLDLIKQPNVQSRSQKEGTESEQFWNLLGGKSEYPSQKVSREAESDPHLFSCTFSGGNLKVVEVYNFDQDDLMTEDIHILDNHSEIYVWIGQQVDSKSRLHALTIGEKFLKHDFLLENLSSEAPVYIIAEGSEPPFFTRFFKWDSAKSLMHGNSFQRKLTIVKSGGTPARDKPKRRTPVSYGGRSAVPDKSQRSRSMSFSPERVRVRGRSPAFNALAATFENPNTRNLSTPPPVRKIYPKSVSPDSAKLAAAKSTIAALGASFEQPPPAREAIIPHSIKEPPKPKPETNNNGEVNDKEKQNSKTVGIETLTIQEDVKEGEAEDDEGLAIYPYDRLKTTSTDPISDIDVTRRETYLSSEEFRAKFGMTKDAFYKLPKWKQNKHKMALQLF